In Spinacia oleracea cultivar Varoflay chromosome 5, BTI_SOV_V1, whole genome shotgun sequence, a single window of DNA contains:
- the LOC110794449 gene encoding ABC transporter C family member 3 yields MLYNKSLRLPCWSSSQLQGGEGQASGGSGGELINAVAVDVEAIRSFTVYMHDIWLIFLQIGLALLLLYRNLGFFASVGAFVVTVVFMLSNSVFVAWQDKCQTRLMESKDNRMKVTMETLRNMRVLKFQGWELSFLSKIVQLRKVEMQWLKKRMFSTAVMEFFFGVGPTCVALVAFGSCIYMGIPLEMGKILSALATFRVLREPIFLLPDTLSVLIQAKVSLGRIASFLSVDEIQDDVIQKLPLGSSDTAVDIVDGNFTWDDISLPTTTLVLKDINFEVSHGMKVGICGTVGAGKSSLLSCILGEMPKISGAVRLCGTKAYVAQSPWIQSSTVRENILFGKNMDQERYDQVLEACCLKEDLDILSFGDQTVIGEKGINLSGGQKQRIQIARALYHDADIYLFDDPFSALDAHTGSHLFKEVLLGLLSRKTVIYVTHQVEFLNAADLIVVMKNGRISQVGKYDDILFQGSDLMQLVGAQNTALSTLNSNTMTTSVPADAAAGSHEAAAANDGGVAAGSPPAAQLVKDEEREIGSVGFPVYWKYITTVCGGALVLLTILAQILLQILQIGSNYWLTWAAPSSEAVRPTVSGSTFMIVYTSLAIGICLLIIIGDILTLVTGYKTATILFGNMLQRIFHAPMSFFDATPTGRILTRCSTDQTAVETEIPSLLGNLVFHSIQLLGIIAVMSTVAWQVLVIFIPLLFTVIWYQRYCMPSSRELSRLGGVCEAPAIQNFSETISGITTIRSFDQQSSFQPNYMKIVDAYSRPQFYAAASMKWLMLRLDAFACITYAFLLVLSLYFAGRIHPAIAGLAVTYGLTLKGTLSDVIWCVCNWETRMVSVERILQYMSIDSEGPLIIQANRPDCSWPSCGEISIQNLQIRYAPHLPLVLHGVTCTFPGGMKTGVVGRTGSGKSTLVQALFRIVEPTSGRIVIDGIDISSIGLQDLRSKLSIIPQDPTMFQGTIRSNLDPLEQYTDKQIWETLDKCQLGDEVRKMERKLDSNVTENGENWSMGQRQLVCLGRVILKKSKVLVLDEATASVDTTTDNLIQQTLKHHFSNCTVITIAHRITSVLDSDMVLLLSHGVVEEYDSPTRLLQNKLSSFSQLVAEYTTRSSDSNTHL; encoded by the exons ATGCTCTACAACAAGAGTTTAAGACTTCCCTGTTGGTCCTCATCGCAATTGCAAGGCGGCGAGGGCCAAGCTAGTGGTGGTAGTGGAGGAGAACTTATCAATGCTGTGGCTGTTGATGTGGAGGCAATTCGGAGTTTCACTGTGTACATGCATGATATATGGTTAAtctttttgcaaattggtttggCCTTGCTGTTATTATACAGGAATTTGGGGTTCTTTGCATCTGTTGGTGCTTTCGTTGTGACAGTAGTTTTTATGTTATCAAATTCTGTTTTTGTTGCCTGGCAAGATAAATGTCAAACAAGACTAATGGAGTCTAAGGACAACAGAATGAAAGTGACTATGGAAACTCTGAGGAATATGAGGGTTCTTAAATTCCAGGGATGGGAATTGAGTTTTCTGTCAAAGATTGTTCAGCTCAGAAAGGTTGAAATGCAATGGTTAAAGAAACGTATGTTTAGTACCGCGGTTATGGAGTTTTTCTTTGGAGTTGGTCCAACATGTGTGGCTCTGGTTGCTTTTGGTTCTTGTATATACATGGGTATCCCACTTGAAATGGGGAAGATTCTATCTGCACTTGCAACCTTTCGTGTCCTTCGAGAGCCAATCTTCCTCCTCCCTGACACACTGTCTGTGCTAATCCAAGCCAAGGTTTCCCTTGGCAGAATTGCCTCTTTCCTTTCCGTTGATGAGATCCAAGACGATGTCATACAAAAGCTTCCATTAGGTAGTTCTGATACAGCAGTTGATATTGTTGATGGGAACTTCACTTGGGATGATATTTCTTTGCCTACTACTACATTAGTATTAAAAGACATAAACTTCGAAGTTTCTCATGGGATGAAGGTTGGCATATGTGGTACTGTAGGTGCAGGAAAGTCGAGCTTGTTATCTTGCATTCTGGGTGAAATGCCGAAGATCTCAGGGGCAGTCAGGTTGTGTGGAACAAAGGCCTATGTTGCTCAGTCACCTTGGATACAGAGTAGTACAGTTCGAGAGAATATTCTATTTGGGAAGAACATGGATCAAGAAAGATATGATCAAGTACTCGAAGCTTGTTGTCTCAAGGAGGACCTCGATATACTCTCATTTGGCGATCAAACTGTTATTGGTGAGAAAGGTATCAACTTAAGTGGTGGACAAAAACAAAGGATACAAATAGCTCGCGCTCTCTACCATGATGCAgatatctatttatttgatgaCCCTTTTAGTGCTCTTGATGCTCACACAGGCTCCCATTTATTCAAG GAAGTTTTGCTTGGTCTACTGAGCAGAAAAACTGTTATTTATGTTACTCATCAAGTCGAGTTCTTAAACGCTGCTGATCTAATTGTG GTCATGAAAAACGGAAGGATTTCACAAGTTGGAAAGTATGATGACATTCTGTTTCAAGGGTCAGATTTAATGCAACTTGTAGGCGCACAAAATACAGCTCTCTCGACACTCAATTCCAATACCATGACAACATCAGTTCCTGCAGATGCTGCTGCTGGAAGTCATGAAGCTGCAGCAGCAAATGACGGAGGTGTTGCTGCTGGTTCGCCACCTGCAGCACAGCTCGTAAAAGATGAAGAAAGAGAGATAGGTAGTGTTGGTTTTCCGGTCTACTGGAAGTACATTACAACTGTATGTGGAGGAGCTCTGGTGCTTCTTACAATTCTGGCCCAAATTCTCTTACAAATTCTCCAGATTGGAAGCAACTACTGGTTAACATGGGCAGCTCCTTCATCAGAGGCTGTCAGACCTACTGTTAGTGGGTCGACGTTTATGATTGTCTATACATCCTTGGCTATTGGTATATGCTTGTTAATCATTATTGGAGACATTCTTACTCTAGTCACAGGATATAAAACTGCTACCATACTCTTTGGAAATATGCTTCAAAGAATCTTCCATGCTCCTATGTCCTTTTTTGATGCTACGCCTACTGGAAGGATTCTCACCAGA TGTTCAACAGATCAAACTGCTGTGGAGACGGAAATTCCATCCTTACTAGGAAACCTCGTCTTCCACTCCATCCAACTTCTGGGAATCATTGCTGTGATGTCTACTGTGGCCTGGCAAGTTTTAGTcatttttatccccttattATTCACCGTCATCTGGTATCAG AGATATTGTATGCCTTCCTCGAGAGAACTGTCACGATTAGGCGGAGTATGTGAAGCTCCGGCTATTCAGAACTTTTCTGAAACAATTTCCGGAATAACAACTATTCGTAGCTTTGATCAACAGTCAAGTTTCCAGCCAAACTATATGAAAATAGTTGATGCATATTCTCGCCCTCAATTTTATGCTGCCGCTTCAATGAAATGGCTAATGTTACGGTTGGATGCATTCGCTTGTATTACATATGCTTTCCTTTTGGTACTCTCTCTGTACTTTGCAGGACGGATACATCCTG CAATTGCTGGCTTAGCTGTGACATACGGGCTCACCTTAAAAGGTACGCTATCTGATGTGATATGGTGTGTGTGCAATTGGGAAACCAGAATGGTATCTGTAGAGAGAATTCTTCAGTACATGTCTATTGATTCTGAGGGTCCTCTTATAATACAAGCAAACAGACCGGATTGTTCTTGGCCGTCATGTGGTGAGATAAGTATTCAAAATTTACAAATCCGGTATGCTCCACATTTGCCACTCGTGCTACATGGTGTGACATGCACTTTTCCGGGAGGAATGAAAACCGGTGTTGTTGGACGAACGGGCAGTGGTAAATCAACTCTAGTACAGGCTTTGTTTAGGATTGTGGAACCTACATCCGGTCGTATTGTTATTGATGGTATTGATATCTCATCTATTGGACTCCAAGATTTAAGGTCAAAACTAAGCATCATTCCTCAAGATCCAACCATGTTTCAAGGAACTATACGAAGCAATTTGGATCCACTTGAGCAGTACACCGATAAACAAATATGGGAG ACCTTGGATAAGTGCCAACTTGGAGATGAAGTACGAAAGATGGAGAGAAAATTGGACTCCAATG TTACTGAAAACGGAGAGAATTGGAGCATGGGACAAAGACAACTAGTTTGTCTAGGACGCGTAATACTCAAGAAGAGTAAGGTGCTGGTACTCGATGAAGCAACTGCTTCAGTGGACACAACCACTGATAATCTCATCCAACAAACACTTAAACACCATTTCTCTAATTGTACCGTCATTACCATTGCGCATCGCATCACTTCAGTTCTTGACAGTGACATGGTTTTGCTTCTCAGTCACG GGGTGGTTGAGGAGTATGATTCTCCGACGAGGTTGTTACAAAACAAGTTATCCTCATTCTCACAATTGGTAGCAGAATATACAACAAGGTCCTCGGATTCAAATACACACCTTTGA